The Microvirga thermotolerans sequence TGTTGGGGAGAGGCCTCCTCGAAGCCGACCACAAGAGATCTGAGGTCCGGGAGCCGCAGCCAGTGGGGCACCGACCGGCGCAGGACGCCCCGCTCCTCGAAGAGCCCGCAGGTCCCGGCGCCGCCCTTGCCGGTGATGACGAGGACGAGGGTATGGCCCGCACCCTGGGACCGGTGGAGGAAGCGGATGAGGGCCGCGTGGGCCTCGGCCTGGCGCATACCGTGGAGGTCGATGATCGCGTCCACCGCCTTGGCGCCGCGCCGCAGGGCCCTGAGGGTCCGGCGCTCCACGGGGGCCAGGGGAGGCAAGGGAGGCGGGGGCGGCTGGGCGGCCCGGCCGGCGGGGGAGGGCGCGGGCGGGAGGGGCGGGGCAGGGGGCTCTGAAGCGGGGGCCGGCACCGGGGCCGGCTCCTCCTCCGGGGCGGGCAGGATGCGCCCCTTCATGGGCGCCACGCCCCGGACCACGTGCGCCCAGAGGCGGCGTTCCTCGTCGCTCAGATGGCGGTTGCGGCGTCGGCCGGTCATGGAGACGGGACGGGCTGGAACACCACGAAGCGGACCGGATGCCGCAGGAGGCCGGCCCGGGTTCCCGCCTCCTCGCCGCTCCCGACGAAGAAATCGCCGCGCGCCGGCCCGACGATGGCGGAGCCCGTGTCCTGGGCGATCATGAGGCGCTGCAGGGGCTCCGTCCGGTCGAGGGCCACGGGCATGCGGCCGTCGAGCCAGACCGGCAGCCCGTAGGACCAGAGGGAACGGTCGACCGCGAGGCTGCGACCGGGGGTCAGCGGCACGCCCGCGCCGCCGACGGGCCCGTCCTCGGGGGACAGCTCGTCCGCCTCGCGGAAGAAGATGTAGGAGCGGTTCTCCCGCATGAGGGAGCGGGCCTTCTCCGGGTTCTCCCGCAGCCAG is a genomic window containing:
- a CDS encoding Smr/MutS family protein — its product is MTGRRRNRHLSDEERRLWAHVVRGVAPMKGRILPAPEEEPAPVPAPASEPPAPPLPPAPSPAGRAAQPPPPPLPPLAPVERRTLRALRRGAKAVDAIIDLHGMRQAEAHAALIRFLHRSQGAGHTLVLVITGKGGAGTCGLFEERGVLRRSVPHWLRLPDLRSLVVGFEEASPQHGGSGALYVRLRRRRGAG